The sequence below is a genomic window from Sorangiineae bacterium MSr12523.
GATGGCTCGATGAGCGGGTGCCCATCGAGCCGGATGCGTGCGCCGGCGTCGGCGAAGATGAGACCGACCTCGCCGCGCGGGAGCATGCCGATGCCGACCAGGAGCCGGTCGGCCCCGCGCGTGCGCATGCCGATGCCTGCAATGAGCTTTCCGCCCACGGCGGCGGCACCGAGCAAGGCCGCCAGCAGCAGCACGTGCAGCGTGGCGCCGTGCAGGTCGACGGAGACGCCCGTGCGCACGAAGAAGATGGGGGCGAGGGTGGCGGCGGTGGGGCGAATCAGCTCCGCGATGTCGTGCTTCGTGTTCGACCCGAAGGGGCGCACGTGCACCTCGTCGAGAACGAGGCCCGCCGCGAAGGCACCCACGATGGCCGCCAGCCCCGAGAGCGCGCTGAGTCCTGCGAAGGAGAGGCAGAGCGCAATGGCCAGTGCGCTGAGCACACCCTCGGTTTGCAGGCGCGCGCCGATGCGAAATACGCCGGGTGTGACGTAGCGTCCGACCAAGAGCGCGCCGATCAGGAAGGCCGCCGCGAGCCCGAGGAGCTGCAGCGCGTGCATCGGGCTGGGCACGGTGCCCTCCTGCGCGATGGCCGTCACCACCGACAGAACGATGAGCCCGAGCACGTCATCGATGACCGCCGCGCCGAGAATGACCCGCGTCTCCGGCCGCCCCAAGGCGCCCAAATCGCGCAGCACGCGTGCGGTGATGCCCACGCTGGTCGCTGCCAACGTGGCGCCGATGAACAGGTGCAGGACGTGGGTCGCATGCGGCGCGGCGAGCATGCTCGCGCCGTAGCCGAGCACCATGGGCGCGACCACGCCCACGACCGCGACGGCACCGGACGAGGGGATGACCTCGCGCATGTCAGCCACGGTCGACTCGAGGCCGACCTCGAACAAGAGCAGCACGACGCCGAGCTCCGCGAGGAAGCTCACCGTCTCGGTGGTGGCCGCTTGCTCGAAGACGTGAACACCGACCATGTCCAAATTGCCGAGCACGATGCCGGCGAAGAGCTCTCCCAGCACCGGTGGCTGCCCGAGCCAAACCGCGAGCTGCCCTCCGAGCTTCGCTGCGACGAGCATGGCTGCGACGACGAACCAAATCGTCGGCGAAACACCGTGACCTCCCTCGGACGAGGAGGCGAACGCCACACCCGGCGCGACCACGGTGGCCAGGGCTACGAACCAAAACGCCGAGCGCACGCTGGGCTTATAACCACTCTACTATTCTGGCTCCATTCAAACTGGACGCGCAGAGTACGAATCTGTGTACCAGCCGAGTACGAGCCGAGTACCAGGCCGAGTACGAACCCGCTAATCGGCGCGAAACGTGTGAATCGTGGTGCTTCCCTCCGTCACGTTCACGTCGGCCGTTTTGGCTTCGCCGCCCTCGGATTCGCATCTCAAGCGATGCGCGCCCGGCGCAAGGTCCAGCGACAGCGGTGTCGTGCCCCGAGGTGCATCGTCTACGTAGATGGTGCAGGTCTGGTTCATCGCGGTGATCTGCAGCTGCCCCATCGGCTTCTTCTCGGCCTGGGCATCCTTCGCGTCTTTCGCGTCTTTCGCGTCTTTCGCGCGGGACACGCGGTCGTTTCGGCGCGGCGTGCGTGACGAGGTTCGGTCGGCCGAGAGCGACGAGGGCAGCGAATCCACGTTCACCACCGGCGGGCTCATGCCAAACCGGTCCACGGGCGGGAGCTGCGACGGGACGGGGGCGGCGCTCCCTTCATTTCGCGAGCTCGAAGCCGCACTGGCAACGTTGTCGTTCACGATGGACTGCACGGATGGCGCCGACGCTGCCGCCGCCTTGGGCCTTGGCGGATGCTTCCACGCCGCGTACGCCAGCACGGCGAGCAGCATCACCACCATCGCGCACAGGCCCACCACGTAATTGCCCATGCGGAGTGCAGCCCGCGTGGTCCCCCCGCGCGGTCGCGGTGTCGGCGTCACGCCCGAGCGCGGCGGTACGTCCTCGTTGGCCGGCAGGAGCGGCGCCGCGATGCACACCGGATCGCGCTCCAGAAGCGGCAGAATGTGCTCGAGCCGCATCACCACCTCGTCGAAGGTCGCGATGCGCCGCTTGCGATCCACCACGAGGCAGCCCCGCACCAACTCACGAAGCGGTTCCGGCAGGTGAGGGGCGCACGCGTCGATGCTGCGTGGCGTCTTCGTCGCCACCGTGAGGAGCAGCGCATTGAAGTTGGGCGCCTCGAAGCAGCGGTAACCGCACAGCGCCTCGAACAAAATGGTACCGAAGGCGAAGATGTCCGTGCGCCCATCGATGCCGCGCATGCCCTGCGCTTGCTCCGGGCTCATGTACATCGGTGAGCCGAGGATGGTCCCCGTCAAGGTGAGCGACTCCACCGACGCCTCGTCGTTCAGGAGAAACTTGCTGATCCCGAAATCGAGCAGCTTGGTGACGACACCGTGGCGGTCCTGGTGGAGAAAGATGTTCGTCGGCTTCAGATCGCGGTGGATGACCCCGTTCTGGTGCGCCGCCGACATGGCCCGCGCCACATCGAGCATGATGGTGCAAAAGTCGTAGAGCCGCATCCGAGGCTCCTGGCGCATGAGGACCGCCTCGAGGGACAACCCCTGGAGCAGCTCCATCACCAGGAAGAACGAGCCGTCCTCGGCTTGCCCGACGTCGATGGTTTCGATGATGTTCGGATGGTTGATGCGCGCCGAGGCCTTGGCCTCCATGAGCAGGCGCCGCCCGGCGTCCTGGCCCATCGAGGGGAGAAGGAACTTCATGGCGAACGCGCGGTCCGTGAACACGTTCGTGGCGGACCACACCGTCGCCATGCCCCCCATGCCGAGCATTTGGTTCAAGCGGTATTTCCCCGCCACCACGCGACCGGGTTGCATCGCGTGCTCGGTGCTTCCTCGTGCGCTGCGCTTCACGATCTTCTAGCTGGCGGTCAGCCCTCCATCGATCACCAGGGTGTGCCCCGTGAGGTAGCTTGCCGCGTCGCTGGCCAGGTACAGGGCGCCGCCCGCAATCTCCTCCGGAACGCCCACGCGGCCCATCGGCGTGCGGCCGACGACGTGCGCGTTCAGTTCCGCGTTGTCGACGATGGCGCTGGCGAACTTCGTCTTCACGAAGCCCGGCGCGATGGCGTTGACGCGAACCTTCGACGGCGCAAGCTCGACGGCCAGCGTCTTGGTCATGCTGATGATCGCGGCCTTGCTCATGGCGTAAACGGCTTGGAGCGGTGTGCCCATGATGCCGGCGATGCTCGCCACGTTGATGATGCTGCCTGGCGCGCCGCGATCGATGAGGTGACGTGCGACCTCGCGCGCGGTGAAGAAGTAGCCTTTGACGTTGACCTCGAACGTCTTGTCCCAGGCGCCCTCGTCGATGTTCAGAAACGGCCCGAAATAAGGATTCGTCGCCGCGTTGTTCACGAGGATGTCGACCTTGCCGAACGTGGCCACCGTCTCTTTTACGAGATTCTGGCAGTCTTCTTCCTTGCCCGTGTGCGCGGCGATGGCATGGGCGCTTTTGCCAATCGATTCCGCGACCGCGCGAACACCATCGATTTTGCGCGAGGCAACGACCACCTTCGCCCCGTGCTGCGCGAAGGTGCGTGCGATGGCTTCGCCGATGCCGCGGCTAGAGCCAGTTACGATGGCAACCTTTCCTTCGAGGCTGGTGGATACCGTCATGGCGACCAATTCTTAGCACCATTTTGAGACCACTTGTCCGATGACGCGCCAGATCGACCGGCCAGATTGGCTGCTTACGCGACGTACGCGCCAAGTGACCGGAATCGCTTGTAGCGATCGTCGGCTAGCTCCTCGGGCGTCATGGCCAGAAGCTCCCGCAGGCTCGCCTGTAGAACTACATCGATGTTGCGCGCCGCGACCGCGGGATCTTGGTGCGCACCGCCCGGCGGCTCCTCGATGATCGAGTCGACGATCTTGAACTGCAGGAGATCCGGGGCTGTCATGCGCATGGCGGCTGCCGCAATGTTGCTCTTCGCGCCGTCCTTCCAGAGGATGCTCGCGCAGCCCTCGGGCGAGATGACGCTGTACGTCCCGTACTCCAGGACATGCACGCGGTTGGCGACGCCAAGGGCGAGCGCTCCACCGCTGCCTCCCTCGCCGATGATGGTCGCGATGATCGGCACTTGCGCCTTCGACATGGCAAAGAGGCACGCGCCAATGGCCTCGCTCTGACCGCGCTCTTCGGCGCCGATGCCCGGGTAGGCGCCGGGTGTATCGATGAAGGTGAAAATGGGGAGCCCGAAGCGATCGGCCAGCTCGTACAAACGGCACGCTTTGCGGTTTCCTTCGGGGTGCGCCTGGCCGAAGTTGCGGGCCACTTTCTCTTTCGTGGTGCGGCCCTTTTGGTGGCCGATGACCACGACGCTGCGTCCGCGGTAGCGCGCGAGGCCTCCGACGATGGCGGCATCGTCGCCATAACGACGGTCGCCGTGGAGCTCTTGGAAATCCTCGAACAGGCGCCCGACGTAATCGAGCGTGTAGGGGCGGTTCGGATGCCGCGAGAGCTGCACCTTCTGCCACGGCGTCAGGGTGGCGAAGATCTCACGCGCGAGGCGCCCGGTTTTATCCTCGAGCCGGCGCAGCTCGTGCTCGAACTTGGGATCGCTCTCGGCCAGAAGCCGCAACTCGCGCACGCGCGAGACGAGGTCGACAATCGGTTTCTCGAAGGGAAGGACGAAGGCAGCCACGACGAGGTTTTAGCCTACGCGCGCGGCGGCGGAGGGTTTTTCGCGCTTGATGTTGAAGATACGCAGCGCTTTTTCTTTCCCTTTGAGTTGGGCCGGGGCGAGCTCCTCGAATTCGAACCGGTTGTTCAACCGCACCAAAGTGCTCTCGCTCACGAGGATTTGGCCGGCGGTGGCGATGCCACAGATCCGCGCACTGGTGTTCGCAGTGTCGCCGATGACCGTGTAGCTCAATGCTTTGGAGCTTCCGACGTATCCCGCCACCACCGAGCCGGTGTGGATGCCGATGCCAATGGCCAGCGGCGATTGATCGGCCTCGAGCAGGCGGCGATTGAACTCGCCGAGGGCCTCCATCTGATCGAGCGCGCTCTGCACGGCCCGAATCGGATCGTCCGGGTGGGCGGCGGGCGCCCCCCAGAGGGCCATGATGCCGTCGCCCATGAACTTGTCGAGCGTGCCTTCGTATTTGAAGATGGTGGCCACCATCTCCTCGAAGTACTCGTTCAAGAGCTCGACCATCACCTCGGCGGTGGTGCCCTCGCTCATGCGGGTGAAGCCGCGGATGTCGCTGTTGAAGACGGTGCACTCGGCAACGAGCTGACCGCCCTTCTTCACCTCGAGTTTGCCGCTGATCACTTGCTCGGCCACGTTGGGCGAGAGCAGGCGCGAGAAGCGCTCGCGCGTGACGATCTCCTGCTCGATCTTCTTCGCGAGCAGCGTGTTTTCGATGAACATCGCCGCCTGGTTGCCCACCGCGGTGATGATCTCCAGGTCCTTCTGTTGGAACTGGGCGAGCGACTCGCTGTCCAGCCAGAGCGCGCCGAGCACCTCTTTTTCGTGAAGCAGCGGCACGACGATTGCGCTGGAGATGCGATTCAGGATCATCGACTTGCCCTTGGAGGCCGCGAAATCCATGCTCGCATCGTGCGTGATGACGCTCTTTTGTTCGTTGATGACGTGGTTCAGGATCGTCGATGAGACCTGAATGGGCGCGTCGGTCCCATCCCTGCGCCGTGCAGCGCGGGGATGAAGCGTGCCGTCGGCTTCCTTGAGCAGGATGACGCCGCGATCGGCGTTCACGAACTTGAAGAGGGCCGTGAGGATCTTCTCGAGCAGCTTGTCGAGGTCGCGCTCGAGGCCGATGTCGCGCGAGAGCTCCCACGTGATGCGCAGGCGCTCGTAGTCGAGCCGCAGCTGCTGCGGATCGTGCGCGATCTGCTCGTACGGCGCGAAGCCCTTGGTGGTGGCGGCGATCTGCGCGCCGATCGCACGGGCCGAATCGAGCACGTCGACCCGGGTGCCGCCGAAGCTCGGCGGGCGATGCATCGGAGGAAAGGGCCTGCCGCCAGGACCTGTGGCATGAGGACCAGGGGCATTGTTGATGCGCGGCAAGCCACCGCCCGGGACATGCCCGGTCCCCGTGGGAATGTGGGGCAGTGCGTGCGGAAGGTTCCCCATCGGGGTGGTGCCGCCCGAGATGCCATACGCACCGCTTGCCGCCGTGGGCGGCACATAGCCCGCCGATGGCGTCATGCCCGAGGCCGGATGACCGGTGAAGGCCTGCGGCCGCGGCGTGCCCGGGTACTCGGGCGGGGGGCCAAACCCCGGTTGCGGCAGCGACGAGGCCGGCGCCGTCGGGTGACTGGGCGCACCGTACGGTGACCGCGGCGAATGCGGCGCGTGCGGCGAATGACCTTGTGGCGGCTGCGCCCAAGGCGGTTGGACCGCCTGGCTGGAGTGGGCGGGCTGCTGAATGGCACCTGGGCTGATGGCCGGTGGCGCGAAATTCGCGAGGCCCGAGCCATCGTCGAAGCGCGCGCGTGTGGAGCCCAACGCGAGTTCGTCGCCGTGCTTGAGAAATTGCTCGCCGCGGACGCGCTCGTTGTTGATGTAGGTGCCGTTCAGGCTGCCGAGATCGCGCAGGATGAACTGCCCATCGCGCAACTCGATGATGCAATGCTCCTTGGAAACGATCTTATCGAGGAGCTGAATCGAGTTGTTGGGGTGGCGGCCGAGGCTGTTGATCGGGCGAAGCTCGATGGCCTGCTGCCCTTCGGCCGTCGCCAAAATGAGGCGTGGCATAGGCTTTTCAAAGGCGAATGTACTCCGCTTTTTTCAGAGGGAGAAGGGCGCACTTCGAGACTGTTCAAAGTCTGGTAAGACAAGGCTTGCATGCAAGATCGCGGGCCAGCGTCACCGTCGTTGGACAATGAGGATTTGCCGCTGGAGCTCGGGGACGAGCCTACAGACGGATCTATCCAGGTTCCGGGCGTGCCGCCCCCTGCCTGGAGCGATGCGTCGCTTCCGACATCGGAAAGCGCACGCGACGAACATCGGGTTCCGGCCAAGCAGGTCACGGTTGCGGCGGATCCGGCCATCTTGCCGGAGACCCCGCGAAGCAGCCGCGGTCTGCTCGAGCTCGTTTCGCCCATCGCACGGCGAGCGCTCGAGCTCGGGCTTTTGGCCCGCGAGCCGAGCTTCCACGTGTTCGTGGCGGCCGAGCCGGAGGTGATGATCGAGGACGATATCGTCCGTTACGCCGAGAAGTTCGCGCGGGTGCGACCTCCACCGCCCGACATCGTCTACGTCCACGACTTCGATCACCCGGAGGCGCCGCGCCCTCTGCTTCTCCCTGCGGGCGTGGGACCGACCTTGGTGTCGGCCATGGATGCGCTCGTCGACAAGCTGCAGGAGGAGATCCCGAACATCGCCCACAGCGACATGGTGCGCGAAGCGCAGGCGCACTTGGGGCGGGAGCTCGAGGCGCGCAACAAGGCGGTGTTGACGCAGTTGGAGAGCACCGCCAAGACCCTGGGCTTCGGCATCCGTGCCGTACAAGGTGGGGTGCAAACCTTCCCCATCCTTCATGGCAAGCCGCTGAGCGCCGAGCAGTTCGCCGCGTTGGACGATTCGACCAAGCGAGCCTTGAACGAGGCCGAGGAGCGCCTGACCACCGAGGTGGAAAAAGCTGCTGCGCTGGTGCGTGATGACAGCGCGCGCCACCAACAAGCGCGCGACGAGGCCTTCTCCCGCGCGGCCGAGGAGCTGATTCGCGCGGGTGCGCAGGCCATGCGCGAAGGCTTTGCCGAGCATCTGCCGGTGCTGGCGCCGTACTTCGATCGGGTCGAGCGCGCACTCGTCGAAGACTGGGAGGACCTGGTCATCGACGACGGAGGCGAGGGTGAAGAAGAGGAGGCCTCGGGCAGCTCGGGGCGCGATCATGATCCCGAGCACGCGACGCGGCTCAATCGCTTCAAAGTGAACCTGCTGGTGGCCAACGATCCAGCGTCGCCGGCGCCGGTGCTCTACGACACGAACCCGACCTACCCGAATCTATTCGGCTACTTGGAGCGGCGCGCGCGCTATGGTGCGTTGCTCACGGACTTCACGCGGGTGCGTGCGGGATCGCTGCACAAAGCCTCGGGCGGCGTTCTCGTGATCCGCGCGGCCGACCTCTTGGCCGATCCGATCATCTGGGAGCGCATGAAGCGCGTGCTGCGCGAGCGGCAGATTGGCGCGGAAGACCCGCTCGGTCCTTTGGGTCTGTACGCGACCTCGCTGCGTCCCGTGCCGGTGCCCATCGAGGTGCGCGTGGTGCTCGTGGGGCCTCCGCATCTCTATGCCGCGCTGCTGGATGCCGATGCCGACTTCGCGGCGCTGTTCCGGGTGAAGGTCGAAATCGAGTCGACGATTGCCCGGACGAACCAGAGTCTCGTGCTGCTGGATGCCTACCTGATGCACATGGGCAAGGACCGCTGGGGAAACTTCGACCGCGGCGCGCGCGCGAAGTTGCTCGACTTGGCGACGCGGCTCGCGGGGCAGCAGGACAAGCTGTCGCTCTTCTTGTCACCGCTGGAGGAGACGGCGGCCTTCGCGAGCGCCCTGGCCGTGGCGCGCGCGCTCGACGATGGAACCGACGGCGTGCTGTCGACCGACGGCGATCCCGGACGCGAGTCGGTGCTGCCGCTGGTGAATCTGGCGGCGACGCCTCCGTCCGCCATCGTGGTGACGGCGCAGGACGTGGACGCGGCATGGCGCGAACGGAGAGATCGCGCCGGGTCGGCGGAACGGCACATCCGCGAAATCACATTGAAGGGGGAAGTTGCACTCGAAACATCGGGCTCGCGCATCGGAGTCGTTAACGGGCTGAGCGTGTTCAGCGCGGGCGATGTCGAATTTGGGCAGCCGATGCGAATCACCGCCGTGGTGGCGCTCGGGCGCGAGGGGATCATCGACGTGGAACGTGAGGCGCAGCTCGGAGGATCGATCCACACGAAGGGCGTGGCGATCTTGCGTGGGTACCTCGGGCGCCTGTTCGGTCAAGAACGTCCGCTGAGTCTGCGCGCGCAGATCGCATTCGAGCAAAGCTACGGCGAAATCGACGGCGACAGCGCATCGTCGAGCGAGCTCTTTACGGTGCTCAGTGCGCTAGCCGACGTGGGCATCGATCAGGGCGTTGCGGTGACGGGTAGCGTCAATCAGCTCGGGGAAATTCAGGCGATTGGCGGGGTAGGGGCCAAGATCGAGGGGTTTTTCGATTTGTGCGCGGCCCGTGGGCTGACGGGAACGCAGGGGGTGCTCATCCCTCGTTCCAACCTGGCGCACCTGGTTCTTCGCGATGACGTGGCACTGGCGATCGCGCAGGGGAAATTCCATCTTTACGCGGTGGGCTCCGTGGAAGAGGGAATCGAGATTCTCACCGGGCTCGAAGCCGGCGAGCGCGACATCTCCGGTCGCTTTCCCGCGGCCAGTGTGTTCGGGCGCGTGGAGCGGCGGCTGATCGAGATTGCCGAGCGGCTGCGCGAGGCCGAGGGGCACGGCCATCACGACGGCCATGAGACGATGGAAGAGCACCCCGGGGCCGATCTCGGCGACGCTGCCGATTTCCGAAGGTCGCGAGGATGAAGGCCCTCCTGGGCCTTGTTTTGGCGGCAACCTGCCTAGGGGGGCTGGGGTGCCTGGCCCGACCTACGGTAACGCGTGTCTACGAGGGGCACGTCGTGGAGGGCGGCATCGTTCTTCCCGAGCAGTACGCGACGTTCCTGGGCGGGGCGATGGCCGAGGAGCAAGGAGATCTGTCCGCAGCGCTGCACGCGTACGAGGCGGCGTCGGAGATGGATCCGACGGATCCCGAGATATGGACGCGCATCGGGGCGGTGCGCTGCCAGAAGGATCCGCGCGACGAGCGCGCGCGCACGGCGTTCGGGCGCGCGATCGATTTGGACTCCGAGTACGCGGCCGCATGGTCGGCGCGGGCAACGTGCGATTTGCTTCGCGGGCAGGATCGCGCGGGCATGGAGCGCGACGCGAAGAAGGCGGTGGAGTTCGATCCGCAGGCCACCGAGCCGCAGGTGATCTTGGCCACGGCGCTGGCGATGCAAACGCCGTCGGCGGAGGCGGCGCGCGATCGGCTTTTGGCGCTGACGTTGAAGCAGCGCACGAGCACGGCGGCATGGCGGGCACTGGGTGCCTGGGCGAAGAGCCATCGGGATCCGGCGCTGGCAGCACGCGCGTACGGGGAGGTGGCGAAGATTTCGCCGGCGGCGCACGCGGAGGTGGCGTCGGTGGTGCTGGAGCTCGCGGGCGCCGGTGAATTGGTGGCGGCGCGATCGCTGGCGGGCACGTTGGTGGACGCGCGGCGTTCGACCGGGCCTGGGCCGGAAGGCGGGGTGCCGGGCAATCGGCTGGTGGCACGCCTGGCGGTGGACGACGCCGTGTCGATGGGCGATCGCGATCGGGTGCGGCGTCGCGCGGTGTCGAGTCATCTTGCGCTGGACGTGGTGGCGGGGCGCGCGCTTCTTCTGGGGCGCCCCGATCTGGCCCGCGAGTTCGCGGAGCCTTTGGTCCAGGCCGATCCACGGGCCGCGGGTGCGCGTTTGGTGCTGGCGATTCTCGCGTACGAGGCCGACGACAAGGCGGGGCTGACGCGCGCGTTCGCCGACGCGGGAGGAGGCCGCGGCGCGAAGTCGGGCGGCGATTTGCCGGTCGTGCCCGAGGCCATTCTGCCGTTTCTTCGCGTGGTATCCCGCGCGATGGGGCCCGAGATCGCGCGGCGTGTGGCAACGGCGCTGCCGTGCGAGACGATTGTCGCGGGTGATGCGTTGGTGGTGCCGCTGTCGGTGGCTCTGGCCGATACGGGCGCGTTGGCCCCCGACGCGCTCTCCGCCGATGGTCGCCTCGAGCTCGCCGTCCGCCGCGGCGAAAATGTCACGGGTTCGCTGGATGCCCTCGACGCGCGCCATCGTTTGCTGATGCTCGCCTCGACGCGCCCCACTTCGAAAGAGGCCCGCGCCCTGCTGCGCCACATGGGCGCCTCCTGGGTCCGCGATCCCTTGGTCGCCGTCGCGATGGGCCGCATGGCCGTCGCCGGCGCCGTCGAAGTCGACGCCACGACTCCCACGCGCCTCGCCGAAGTCGCCCCCGCCGATCCCCTGGTCGCCACCACCGCCCTCGAGCTCGCGCGAAAACACGGCGACACCGCCGCCGCCCTCTCCATCGGCGCCCGCCTCTCCGCCATCGCCACCACCCCGCACCAAGCCCGCTAGGCGGTGCGCCCCGGCATGGAGCGCCGGCATGGCGCCCCGGCATGGCGCGCCGGCATGGCGCCCCGGCATGGCGCGCCGGCATGGCGCCCCGGCATGGAGCGCCGGCATCCTGCCGGCGGTCCGCCGGCTTCCAGCCGGCCGGCGATCGACAAGCGATTCCGAGCAACATGTGCCCTTCGCATGCCGATGTATCGACGTTACTCGTTGCGCGAACGCCCATCGTCCAGCGGCGGGGAAATAACATCGACCGCGAGCAACGGACCTCTCATGCGCACCGATGTACCAGCATGAGCGACGCACGCACCGAGCACAGCCCGCGCGGAAGGTATACGCGCGGGTACCTGCCTCATTTCGATCATCGTGACGTCATCCAAG
It includes:
- a CDS encoding cation:proton antiporter, whose protein sequence is MRSAFWFVALATVVAPGVAFASSSEGGHGVSPTIWFVVAAMLVAAKLGGQLAVWLGQPPVLGELFAGIVLGNLDMVGVHVFEQAATTETVSFLAELGVVLLLFEVGLESTVADMREVIPSSGAVAVVGVVAPMVLGYGASMLAAPHATHVLHLFIGATLAATSVGITARVLRDLGALGRPETRVILGAAVIDDVLGLIVLSVVTAIAQEGTVPSPMHALQLLGLAAAFLIGALLVGRYVTPGVFRIGARLQTEGVLSALAIALCLSFAGLSALSGLAAIVGAFAAGLVLDEVHVRPFGSNTKHDIAELIRPTAATLAPIFFVRTGVSVDLHGATLHVLLLAALLGAAAVGGKLIAGIGMRTRGADRLLVGIGMLPRGEVGLIFADAGARIRLDGHPLIEPSIYMAIILVIMGTTVAAPPWLAARLRRTLGPGLAPPLKSEAAEE
- a CDS encoding protein kinase; translation: MKRSARGSTEHAMQPGRVVAGKYRLNQMLGMGGMATVWSATNVFTDRAFAMKFLLPSMGQDAGRRLLMEAKASARINHPNIIETIDVGQAEDGSFFLVMELLQGLSLEAVLMRQEPRMRLYDFCTIMLDVARAMSAAHQNGVIHRDLKPTNIFLHQDRHGVVTKLLDFGISKFLLNDEASVESLTLTGTILGSPMYMSPEQAQGMRGIDGRTDIFAFGTILFEALCGYRCFEAPNFNALLLTVATKTPRSIDACAPHLPEPLRELVRGCLVVDRKRRIATFDEVVMRLEHILPLLERDPVCIAAPLLPANEDVPPRSGVTPTPRPRGGTTRAALRMGNYVVGLCAMVVMLLAVLAYAAWKHPPRPKAAAASAPSVQSIVNDNVASAASSSRNEGSAAPVPSQLPPVDRFGMSPPVVNVDSLPSSLSADRTSSRTPRRNDRVSRAKDAKDAKDAKDAQAEKKPMGQLQITAMNQTCTIYVDDAPRGTTPLSLDLAPGAHRLRCESEGGEAKTADVNVTEGSTTIHTFRAD
- a CDS encoding AAA family ATPase, with translation MQDRGPASPSLDNEDLPLELGDEPTDGSIQVPGVPPPAWSDASLPTSESARDEHRVPAKQVTVAADPAILPETPRSSRGLLELVSPIARRALELGLLAREPSFHVFVAAEPEVMIEDDIVRYAEKFARVRPPPPDIVYVHDFDHPEAPRPLLLPAGVGPTLVSAMDALVDKLQEEIPNIAHSDMVREAQAHLGRELEARNKAVLTQLESTAKTLGFGIRAVQGGVQTFPILHGKPLSAEQFAALDDSTKRALNEAEERLTTEVEKAAALVRDDSARHQQARDEAFSRAAEELIRAGAQAMREGFAEHLPVLAPYFDRVERALVEDWEDLVIDDGGEGEEEEASGSSGRDHDPEHATRLNRFKVNLLVANDPASPAPVLYDTNPTYPNLFGYLERRARYGALLTDFTRVRAGSLHKASGGVLVIRAADLLADPIIWERMKRVLRERQIGAEDPLGPLGLYATSLRPVPVPIEVRVVLVGPPHLYAALLDADADFAALFRVKVEIESTIARTNQSLVLLDAYLMHMGKDRWGNFDRGARAKLLDLATRLAGQQDKLSLFLSPLEETAAFASALAVARALDDGTDGVLSTDGDPGRESVLPLVNLAATPPSAIVVTAQDVDAAWRERRDRAGSAERHIREITLKGEVALETSGSRIGVVNGLSVFSAGDVEFGQPMRITAVVALGREGIIDVEREAQLGGSIHTKGVAILRGYLGRLFGQERPLSLRAQIAFEQSYGEIDGDSASSSELFTVLSALADVGIDQGVAVTGSVNQLGEIQAIGGVGAKIEGFFDLCAARGLTGTQGVLIPRSNLAHLVLRDDVALAIAQGKFHLYAVGSVEEGIEILTGLEAGERDISGRFPAASVFGRVERRLIEIAERLREAEGHGHHDGHETMEEHPGADLGDAADFRRSRG
- a CDS encoding FHA domain-containing protein yields the protein MPRLILATAEGQQAIELRPINSLGRHPNNSIQLLDKIVSKEHCIIELRDGQFILRDLGSLNGTYINNERVRGEQFLKHGDELALGSTRARFDDGSGLANFAPPAISPGAIQQPAHSSQAVQPPWAQPPQGHSPHAPHSPRSPYGAPSHPTAPASSLPQPGFGPPPEYPGTPRPQAFTGHPASGMTPSAGYVPPTAASGAYGISGGTTPMGNLPHALPHIPTGTGHVPGGGLPRINNAPGPHATGPGGRPFPPMHRPPSFGGTRVDVLDSARAIGAQIAATTKGFAPYEQIAHDPQQLRLDYERLRITWELSRDIGLERDLDKLLEKILTALFKFVNADRGVILLKEADGTLHPRAARRRDGTDAPIQVSSTILNHVINEQKSVITHDASMDFAASKGKSMILNRISSAIVVPLLHEKEVLGALWLDSESLAQFQQKDLEIITAVGNQAAMFIENTLLAKKIEQEIVTRERFSRLLSPNVAEQVISGKLEVKKGGQLVAECTVFNSDIRGFTRMSEGTTAEVMVELLNEYFEEMVATIFKYEGTLDKFMGDGIMALWGAPAAHPDDPIRAVQSALDQMEALGEFNRRLLEADQSPLAIGIGIHTGSVVAGYVGSSKALSYTVIGDTANTSARICGIATAGQILVSESTLVRLNNRFEFEELAPAQLKGKEKALRIFNIKREKPSAAARVG
- a CDS encoding acetyl-CoA carboxylase carboxyltransferase subunit alpha is translated as MAAFVLPFEKPIVDLVSRVRELRLLAESDPKFEHELRRLEDKTGRLAREIFATLTPWQKVQLSRHPNRPYTLDYVGRLFEDFQELHGDRRYGDDAAIVGGLARYRGRSVVVIGHQKGRTTKEKVARNFGQAHPEGNRKACRLYELADRFGLPIFTFIDTPGAYPGIGAEERGQSEAIGACLFAMSKAQVPIIATIIGEGGSGGALALGVANRVHVLEYGTYSVISPEGCASILWKDGAKSNIAAAAMRMTAPDLLQFKIVDSIIEEPPGGAHQDPAVAARNIDVVLQASLRELLAMTPEELADDRYKRFRSLGAYVA
- a CDS encoding glucose 1-dehydrogenase, with the translated sequence MTVSTSLEGKVAIVTGSSRGIGEAIARTFAQHGAKVVVASRKIDGVRAVAESIGKSAHAIAAHTGKEEDCQNLVKETVATFGKVDILVNNAATNPYFGPFLNIDEGAWDKTFEVNVKGYFFTAREVARHLIDRGAPGSIINVASIAGIMGTPLQAVYAMSKAAIISMTKTLAVELAPSKVRVNAIAPGFVKTKFASAIVDNAELNAHVVGRTPMGRVGVPEEIAGGALYLASDAASYLTGHTLVIDGGLTAS
- a CDS encoding tetratricopeptide repeat protein — encoded protein: MKALLGLVLAATCLGGLGCLARPTVTRVYEGHVVEGGIVLPEQYATFLGGAMAEEQGDLSAALHAYEAASEMDPTDPEIWTRIGAVRCQKDPRDERARTAFGRAIDLDSEYAAAWSARATCDLLRGQDRAGMERDAKKAVEFDPQATEPQVILATALAMQTPSAEAARDRLLALTLKQRTSTAAWRALGAWAKSHRDPALAARAYGEVAKISPAAHAEVASVVLELAGAGELVAARSLAGTLVDARRSTGPGPEGGVPGNRLVARLAVDDAVSMGDRDRVRRRAVSSHLALDVVAGRALLLGRPDLAREFAEPLVQADPRAAGARLVLAILAYEADDKAGLTRAFADAGGGRGAKSGGDLPVVPEAILPFLRVVSRAMGPEIARRVATALPCETIVAGDALVVPLSVALADTGALAPDALSADGRLELAVRRGENVTGSLDALDARHRLLMLASTRPTSKEARALLRHMGASWVRDPLVAVAMGRMAVAGAVEVDATTPTRLAEVAPADPLVATTALELARKHGDTAAALSIGARLSAIATTPHQAR